A genomic region of Streptomyces rimosus contains the following coding sequences:
- a CDS encoding RDD family protein, with the protein MSTDQPRPGSGGEPPEEDPFLKRPQDPPRGGSPYGDERAGGSPYGGRPAEGSPYDRPANATPYGEQPPGGDPYGGAPPPGSGPPPGGMPPPPYGGDPYGGNPYGGQYGAADPLAGMPPLANRGRRLVARIIDWIIVCVPVGLIMSAIVGGFDYWTTDDTQTGRQAWVSGVTMLAYLVYEGLMLTSRGQTVGKMVMKIRVGMLENGAVPAGQAGWVRAVVYTLPEIVPCCGFIFWLVNVLWCTWDKPYQQCLHDKAAKTVVVSAA; encoded by the coding sequence ATGAGCACCGACCAGCCCAGGCCCGGCTCCGGCGGCGAACCGCCGGAGGAAGACCCGTTCCTGAAGAGGCCGCAGGACCCGCCGAGGGGCGGCTCTCCGTACGGGGACGAGCGGGCCGGTGGCTCTCCGTACGGCGGCCGCCCTGCGGAGGGCTCCCCGTACGACCGGCCGGCGAACGCCACCCCGTACGGTGAACAGCCCCCCGGCGGTGACCCGTACGGCGGCGCCCCGCCCCCCGGCAGCGGCCCGCCGCCCGGCGGGATGCCCCCGCCCCCGTACGGCGGCGACCCGTACGGCGGGAACCCCTATGGGGGCCAGTACGGCGCCGCCGATCCGCTCGCCGGGATGCCGCCGCTGGCGAACCGGGGCCGCCGGCTGGTGGCCCGCATCATCGACTGGATCATCGTCTGCGTACCGGTCGGCCTGATCATGAGCGCGATCGTCGGCGGCTTCGACTACTGGACGACGGACGACACGCAGACCGGCCGGCAGGCGTGGGTCTCCGGCGTCACGATGCTGGCCTACCTCGTCTACGAGGGCCTGATGCTCACCAGCCGCGGCCAGACCGTCGGCAAGATGGTGATGAAGATCCGGGTGGGGATGCTGGAGAACGGCGCGGTGCCGGCCGGGCAGGCGGGATGGGTGCGGGCGGTGGTGTACACGCTCCCGGAGATCGTGCCGTGCTGCGGCTTCATCTTCTGGCTCGTCAACGTCCTGTGGTGCACCTGGGACAAGCCGTACCAGCAGTGCCTGCACGACAAGGCGGCGAAGACCGTGGTGGTCTCCGCCGCCTGA
- a CDS encoding DUF2017 domain-containing protein, giving the protein MAGHFEPLPGGGAAAPLDEVEISILRSLAVQLMELIGPGEEPAEGADPLAALFTDGPSEPPSDPALARLFPNAYGGPDEVPDDATHAAAAEFRRYTENDLRARKREDALAVVRALDSLGPVGGSEHGAVDGAVLRLKPDESRQWLGALNDLRLAIGTRLEVTDEDESGELLRLPDSDPRKPMVMAYLWLGGLQESLIETLTA; this is encoded by the coding sequence ATGGCCGGACACTTCGAACCCCTGCCCGGCGGCGGTGCGGCCGCCCCCCTCGACGAGGTCGAGATCTCCATCCTGCGCAGCCTCGCCGTCCAGCTCATGGAGCTGATCGGACCGGGCGAGGAGCCGGCCGAGGGCGCGGACCCGCTCGCCGCGCTGTTCACGGACGGCCCCAGCGAGCCGCCCTCCGACCCGGCGCTGGCCCGGCTCTTCCCGAACGCGTACGGCGGCCCGGACGAGGTGCCGGACGACGCCACGCATGCCGCGGCCGCCGAGTTCCGCCGCTATACGGAAAACGATCTGCGCGCCCGCAAGCGCGAGGACGCGCTCGCCGTCGTACGGGCCCTGGACTCGCTCGGACCCGTCGGCGGGAGCGAGCACGGCGCCGTGGACGGCGCCGTGCTGCGTCTGAAGCCGGACGAGTCGCGGCAGTGGCTGGGGGCCCTGAACGACCTCCGGCTGGCCATCGGCACCCGCCTGGAGGTCACCGACGAGGACGAGAGCGGTGAGCTGCTGCGCCTGCCGGACAGCGATCCGCGCAAGCCGATGGTGATGGCGTACCTGTGGCTGGGCGGCCTTCAGGAGAGCTTGATCGAGACGTTGACGGCCTGA
- the clpS gene encoding ATP-dependent Clp protease adapter ClpS, protein METVSADPSATLALRSTRCALSAPVEIERPESSEAPSEVPDPDVPWVTVVHNDPVNLMSYVAYVFETYFGYSKGKAKQLMLDVHHKGRAVVSSGTREEMERDVQAMHGYGLWATLTQDR, encoded by the coding sequence ATGGAGACCGTGAGCGCCGACCCGTCTGCCACCCTCGCCCTTCGATCGACGCGCTGCGCGCTCAGCGCCCCCGTGGAGATCGAACGCCCGGAGTCCAGCGAGGCACCTTCCGAGGTGCCGGACCCGGACGTGCCCTGGGTCACGGTGGTCCACAACGACCCCGTCAACCTCATGAGCTACGTGGCGTACGTTTTCGAGACGTACTTCGGCTACTCGAAGGGCAAGGCCAAGCAGCTCATGCTCGACGTTCACCACAAGGGGCGGGCGGTGGTCTCCAGCGGCACCCGCGAGGAAATGGAGCGCGACGTGCAAGCGATGCACGGCTACGGCCTGTGGGCGACCCTCACCCAGGACCGCTGA
- a CDS encoding ABC transporter substrate-binding protein: MSRSHRALRALISAALLLPLAACGSGDDGKASGGAEAKAAGFPYTVTNCGVRTTFQAPPRRAVTMNQHTTEIMLALGLKDRLAGTAYLDDKVLPQYEKDYKSVKVLAEKYPSYETLLGANPDFVYGGYASAFDKAEGRERAALEKSGIKTRLNIEYCAQGKTGVQQLAQEIREVGATFGVRDRAEELVRKAETTIDATKAKLKGVAPASVFVYDSGDTAVHTAGGKGIGNEIITLAGGRNVFADQRRNFADVSWEQIVERKPEIIVIYDYGGTTVEAKKKRLLDDPALQDVPAVKNKRFAVLPLSSAVLGVRVPDAVRSLAGQLHPDSFK; encoded by the coding sequence ATGTCCAGGTCCCATCGCGCCCTGCGCGCGCTCATCTCGGCGGCGCTCCTGCTGCCGCTCGCCGCCTGCGGCAGCGGCGACGACGGCAAGGCGTCGGGCGGAGCGGAGGCCAAGGCGGCCGGCTTCCCGTACACCGTCACCAACTGCGGCGTACGCACCACCTTCCAGGCACCGCCCCGGCGCGCGGTGACCATGAACCAGCACACCACCGAGATCATGCTCGCCCTCGGCCTCAAGGACCGGCTCGCGGGCACCGCCTACCTCGACGACAAGGTGCTGCCGCAGTACGAGAAGGACTACAAGAGCGTCAAGGTCCTCGCCGAGAAGTACCCCTCCTACGAGACGCTGCTCGGCGCCAACCCCGACTTCGTCTACGGCGGGTACGCCAGCGCCTTCGACAAGGCCGAGGGGCGCGAGCGGGCGGCCCTGGAGAAGTCCGGCATCAAGACCCGCCTGAACATCGAGTACTGCGCCCAGGGCAAGACCGGCGTGCAGCAGCTCGCCCAGGAGATCCGCGAGGTCGGAGCCACCTTCGGCGTACGCGACCGGGCCGAGGAACTGGTCAGGAAGGCCGAGACGACGATCGACGCCACCAAGGCGAAACTCAAGGGCGTCGCCCCGGCCTCCGTCTTCGTCTACGACAGCGGCGACACCGCCGTGCACACCGCGGGCGGCAAGGGCATCGGCAACGAGATCATCACCCTCGCCGGCGGCCGCAACGTCTTCGCCGACCAGCGCCGGAACTTCGCCGACGTGTCCTGGGAGCAGATCGTCGAGCGCAAGCCCGAGATCATCGTGATCTACGACTACGGCGGCACCACCGTCGAGGCGAAGAAGAAGCGGCTGCTGGACGACCCGGCGCTCCAGGACGTACCGGCCGTGAAGAACAAGCGGTTCGCGGTGCTGCCGCTGTCCAGCGCGGTGCTCGGCGTACGCGTACCGGACGCGGTCCGGTCGCTGGCCGGGCAGCTGCACCCGGACTCCTTCAAGTAG
- a CDS encoding RDD family protein, protein MSAPSSGSAGGSPTPGFYPDPSIPGYIRYWNGAAWVPGTSRPAPAEGEALPAPPPGAAAQAPAPAPAPTPAVEETGPVFLDDEGESGGPSSGTDAPASAWQADTARQNGFGEQDRHVAWGSPEERQGGLPQQRDEAGTPAEGEGAPRSDGTVTIRAVPDEDPRRDHGTTTIRAVRPGANAGGKSDTMAFRVAPQPGPAPSSPAPGSTAPQPLPSTGAQQPPTAPGPRQGPAQPGPGGPGAAAQGPAQQAPQGPVQPQSGPAPAAAPTPHHPFQPQQPQQAPAPHAPVHQAPQPAPGPAPHAPQAQPAPPFSGFPPQQDAGAAEGVVPWKPPTSDPFAAAAQAQGRPASLGRRFAARLIDTLALAVITGAAAVPLWGPATEHIDAKVEAAKQSGREVTVYLLDGTTGPYLAIVLAVLLIGGGLYEVLPTAKWGHTLGKKLCGVRVLDIEGHDTPPLSSVIKRWLVYGVLGVLAVGIVNAVWCLFDRPWRQCWHDKLARTFVAEK, encoded by the coding sequence ATGAGCGCCCCTTCCTCAGGATCCGCCGGCGGCAGCCCCACGCCAGGCTTTTATCCGGACCCGTCCATCCCCGGCTACATCCGGTACTGGAACGGTGCCGCGTGGGTGCCGGGCACCAGCCGTCCGGCGCCCGCCGAGGGCGAGGCGCTGCCCGCACCGCCGCCCGGCGCCGCCGCCCAGGCCCCGGCGCCCGCGCCGGCCCCCACCCCCGCCGTGGAGGAGACCGGTCCGGTCTTCCTCGACGACGAGGGGGAGTCCGGCGGGCCGTCTTCCGGTACGGACGCCCCGGCCTCCGCCTGGCAGGCCGACACGGCGAGGCAGAACGGCTTCGGCGAGCAGGACCGGCACGTCGCCTGGGGCTCGCCCGAGGAGCGGCAGGGCGGGCTGCCGCAGCAGCGGGACGAGGCCGGGACACCGGCGGAGGGGGAGGGCGCCCCGCGCTCCGACGGTACGGTCACCATCCGCGCCGTACCGGACGAGGACCCGCGCCGCGACCACGGCACGACCACGATCCGCGCCGTGCGCCCAGGCGCGAACGCGGGCGGCAAGAGCGACACGATGGCGTTCCGGGTGGCGCCGCAGCCCGGCCCCGCGCCGTCGTCGCCCGCTCCCGGCAGCACGGCGCCGCAGCCGCTGCCGTCCACCGGCGCGCAGCAGCCGCCGACGGCTCCAGGACCGCGGCAGGGGCCCGCGCAGCCCGGCCCCGGTGGTCCGGGCGCCGCCGCCCAGGGACCGGCCCAGCAGGCGCCGCAGGGGCCCGTACAGCCGCAGTCCGGGCCCGCGCCCGCCGCGGCGCCGACCCCGCACCATCCGTTCCAGCCCCAGCAGCCCCAGCAGGCACCCGCGCCCCACGCGCCGGTCCATCAGGCGCCGCAGCCCGCGCCGGGCCCCGCTCCGCACGCCCCCCAGGCCCAGCCCGCGCCCCCCTTCTCCGGCTTCCCGCCGCAGCAGGACGCCGGCGCGGCCGAGGGCGTCGTGCCCTGGAAGCCGCCGACCTCCGACCCGTTCGCCGCGGCGGCGCAGGCGCAGGGCCGCCCCGCCTCCCTGGGCCGCCGGTTCGCCGCCCGCCTGATCGACACGCTCGCCCTGGCCGTCATCACCGGCGCCGCCGCCGTACCGCTGTGGGGCCCGGCCACCGAGCACATCGACGCCAAGGTGGAGGCCGCCAAGCAGTCCGGGCGCGAGGTCACGGTCTACCTGCTGGACGGCACGACCGGCCCCTACCTGGCCATCGTGCTCGCCGTGCTGCTCATCGGCGGCGGGCTGTACGAGGTGCTGCCCACCGCCAAGTGGGGCCACACGCTCGGCAAGAAGCTGTGCGGCGTGCGGGTGCTGGACATCGAGGGGCACGACACCCCGCCGCTGTCCTCGGTGATCAAGCGCTGGCTGGTGTACGGGGTGCTCGGCGTCCTGGCGGTCGGGATCGTCAACGCGGTGTGGTGCCTGTTCGACCGCCCGTGGCGGCAGTGCTGGCACGACAAGCTCGCGCGGACGTTCGTCGCCGAGAAGTAG
- a CDS encoding nicotinate phosphoribosyltransferase, which translates to MNTADLGLPVAVPSTALFTDQYELTMLQAALRSGTADRRSVFEVFTRRLPEGRRYGVVAGTGRVLDAVENFHFDETILGFLRERGILDTRTLDWLADYRFRGDIWGYPEGEVYFPGSPIMRVEGTFAEAVLLETVILSILNHDSAVAAAASRMAVAAGDRPLIEMGARRTHELAAVAAARSAYVGGFHSTSDLAAGFRYNIPTVGTSAHSFTLLHDSERDAFQAQVDSLGSGTTLLVDTFDVAEAVRTAVEVAGPGLGAVRIDSGDLLLLAHRVRQQLDELGAQDTKIVVTSDLDEYAIASLAAAPVDAYGVGTQLVTGSGHPTASMVYKLVARADNDAPDAPLRPVAKKSMGGKASLGGRKWAARRLDEHGVAEAEVVGTGPVPPELADRLLPVPLVRGGEVVAREPLDAARERHIAARGGLPMSAMQLSRGEAVLPTESA; encoded by the coding sequence ATGAACACAGCAGACCTGGGGCTGCCGGTGGCCGTGCCGTCGACTGCGCTCTTCACCGACCAGTACGAACTCACCATGCTGCAGGCCGCGCTGCGGTCCGGGACCGCCGACCGCCGCTCGGTCTTCGAGGTCTTCACCCGGCGCCTGCCCGAAGGCCGCCGCTACGGAGTCGTCGCCGGAACCGGCCGGGTCCTGGACGCGGTGGAGAACTTCCACTTCGACGAAACGATCCTCGGCTTCCTGCGCGAACGCGGCATCCTCGATACGCGCACGCTGGACTGGCTGGCCGACTACCGCTTCCGCGGCGACATCTGGGGCTACCCGGAGGGCGAGGTCTACTTCCCCGGCTCGCCGATCATGCGGGTCGAGGGCACCTTCGCCGAAGCGGTCCTCCTGGAGACGGTGATCCTCTCCATCCTCAACCACGACTCCGCGGTGGCCGCCGCCGCGTCCCGCATGGCGGTGGCCGCCGGCGACCGGCCGCTGATCGAGATGGGTGCCCGCCGCACCCACGAGCTGGCGGCCGTCGCCGCCGCCCGTTCGGCCTACGTGGGCGGCTTCCACTCCACGTCCGACCTGGCGGCCGGCTTCCGCTACAACATCCCGACCGTCGGCACCAGCGCCCACTCCTTCACCCTGCTGCACGACAGCGAGCGGGACGCGTTCCAGGCGCAGGTCGACTCCCTCGGCAGCGGCACCACGCTGCTCGTGGACACCTTCGACGTCGCCGAGGCGGTCCGCACCGCCGTGGAGGTCGCGGGGCCCGGCCTCGGCGCCGTACGCATCGACTCCGGCGACCTGCTGCTGCTCGCCCACCGGGTCCGCCAGCAGCTGGACGAGCTGGGCGCCCAAGACACGAAGATCGTCGTGACCAGCGACCTGGACGAGTACGCCATCGCCTCCCTCGCGGCCGCGCCGGTCGACGCGTACGGCGTGGGCACCCAGTTGGTCACCGGCAGCGGACACCCCACCGCCTCCATGGTCTACAAGCTCGTCGCCCGCGCCGACAACGACGCACCGGACGCCCCGCTGCGGCCGGTCGCCAAGAAGTCCATGGGCGGCAAGGCGTCCCTCGGCGGCCGCAAGTGGGCCGCACGCCGCCTGGACGAACACGGCGTCGCCGAAGCGGAGGTCGTCGGCACCGGCCCCGTACCCCCGGAACTCGCCGACCGCCTGCTGCCGGTGCCGCTGGTCCGCGGCGGCGAGGTCGTCGCACGCGAGCCGCTGGACGCGGCGCGGGAGCGGCATATCGCGGCGCGGGGCGGGTTGCCGATGTCCGCGATGCAGTTGTCCCGGGGGGAGGCGGTGCTGCCGACGGAGTCGGCGTAG
- a CDS encoding isochorismatase family protein, with amino-acid sequence MHRALIVVDVQNDFCEGGSLAVAGGADVAAAITDLVGQAAGSGYRHVVATRDHHIDPGDHFSVRPDYETSWPPHCVAGTEGSGFHPNFAPALASGAVDAVFSKGSHAAAYSGFEGEDENGRPLADWLHGHGVTEVDVVGLATDHCVRATALDAVREGFRTRVLLDLTAGVAAGTTEAALERMRAAGIELTGKPVVIAA; translated from the coding sequence ATGCACCGGGCATTGATCGTCGTAGACGTGCAGAACGATTTCTGCGAGGGCGGCAGCCTCGCTGTGGCAGGTGGTGCGGATGTGGCCGCCGCCATCACCGACCTGGTGGGGCAGGCGGCGGGCAGCGGCTACCGGCACGTCGTGGCGACCCGCGACCACCACATCGACCCCGGCGACCACTTCTCCGTACGCCCGGACTACGAGACGTCCTGGCCCCCGCACTGCGTCGCCGGCACGGAAGGCAGCGGCTTCCACCCGAACTTCGCGCCGGCGCTCGCGTCCGGGGCGGTGGACGCGGTCTTCTCCAAAGGCTCGCACGCTGCCGCTTACAGCGGCTTCGAAGGCGAAGACGAGAACGGCCGCCCCCTGGCGGACTGGCTGCATGGTCACGGGGTGACCGAGGTGGACGTGGTCGGGCTGGCCACGGATCACTGCGTGCGGGCCACGGCGCTGGATGCGGTGCGGGAGGGGTTCCGTACGCGGGTACTGCTCGACCTTACGGCCGGGGTGGCGGCGGGAACGACGGAGGCGGCGCTGGAGCGGATGCGGGCCGCCGGCATCGAGCTGACCGGAAAGCCGGTGGTTATCGCTGCGTGA
- a CDS encoding amino acid permease, protein MTSVQVEKKVGGSDAAGSASEEGYQRGLGNRQIQMIAIGGAIGTGLFLGAGKAISKAGPSIILAYAIVGLVIFCIMRALGELLMYRPVSGSFSEYAREFLGPFMGFVTGWTYWLFWVVTGITEVTAAATYVQYWNKGIPQWASALVFTVALFGINLISVKLFGELEFWFSMVKVTAIIGMILIGLGVITLGFSDAGDTASFTLLWSEGGFFPKGIGGTLMTLQIVMFAFLAVELVGVTAGEATDPKKVLPKAINTVPWRIGLFYIGALIIILSVVSWTVFKPGVSPFVAAFQQIGLPAGAAIVNFVVLTAALSSANSGMYSTGRMLRDLALNGQGPKLFTRLSKNGLPTWGTGVSVAMMLAGVWINYQWPGKAFDLVVSFATISGMWAWIMILLSQLRYRAKANRGELPQSEFKAPGSPYTSIFALAFIGMVIVMMGVDPDARVSLYAAPFWALVLGVSYLVLKARNPESFAKPAATAVGADATAKDGEKG, encoded by the coding sequence ATGACCTCTGTGCAGGTCGAAAAGAAAGTCGGCGGCAGCGACGCCGCGGGGTCTGCTTCCGAAGAGGGTTACCAGCGGGGGCTGGGAAACCGGCAGATCCAGATGATCGCCATTGGTGGCGCCATCGGAACAGGTCTGTTCCTCGGAGCGGGCAAGGCGATCTCGAAAGCGGGACCCAGCATCATCCTGGCCTACGCCATCGTGGGCCTGGTCATCTTCTGCATCATGCGGGCCCTGGGCGAGCTGCTCATGTACCGCCCGGTGTCGGGCTCCTTCTCGGAATACGCCCGCGAATTCCTCGGCCCGTTCATGGGCTTCGTGACCGGTTGGACGTACTGGCTGTTCTGGGTGGTCACCGGCATCACCGAAGTGACTGCCGCGGCCACCTATGTGCAGTACTGGAACAAGGGAATACCCCAATGGGCGTCCGCCCTGGTGTTCACGGTCGCCCTGTTCGGAATCAATCTGATCTCCGTGAAGCTCTTCGGTGAGCTGGAGTTCTGGTTCTCGATGGTCAAGGTCACCGCGATCATCGGCATGATCCTCATCGGTCTCGGCGTGATCACCCTCGGTTTCTCCGACGCCGGCGACACCGCTTCCTTCACGCTTCTGTGGTCGGAGGGCGGATTCTTCCCGAAGGGCATCGGCGGCACGCTGATGACCCTCCAGATCGTGATGTTCGCCTTCCTGGCGGTCGAACTCGTCGGCGTCACCGCGGGCGAGGCCACCGACCCGAAGAAGGTCCTGCCCAAGGCGATCAACACCGTGCCGTGGCGCATCGGCCTCTTCTATATCGGCGCGCTGATCATCATCCTGTCCGTCGTCAGCTGGACCGTCTTCAAGCCGGGCGTGAGCCCGTTCGTCGCGGCCTTCCAGCAGATCGGCCTGCCGGCCGGCGCGGCCATCGTCAACTTCGTCGTACTGACCGCGGCGCTGTCCTCGGCCAACTCCGGCATGTACTCCACCGGCCGGATGCTGCGCGACCTCGCGCTCAACGGGCAGGGCCCGAAGCTGTTCACCCGCCTGAGCAAGAACGGCCTGCCCACCTGGGGTACCGGCGTCTCCGTCGCGATGATGCTGGCCGGCGTGTGGATCAACTACCAGTGGCCGGGCAAGGCGTTCGACCTGGTGGTCTCCTTCGCGACGATCTCCGGTATGTGGGCCTGGATCATGATCCTGCTGTCCCAGCTGCGCTACCGGGCCAAGGCCAACCGCGGCGAGCTGCCGCAGTCGGAGTTCAAGGCGCCCGGCTCCCCGTACACCTCGATCTTCGCGCTGGCCTTCATCGGCATGGTCATCGTGATGATGGGCGTGGACCCGGACGCCCGCGTCTCGCTGTACGCGGCGCCGTTCTGGGCGCTGGTCCTGGGCGTCAGCTACCTGGTGCTCAAGGCGCGCAACCCGGAGTCGTTCGCCAAGCCGGCCGCTACCGCTGTGGGGGCGGATGCGACCGCGAAGGACGGCGAGAAGGGCTGA
- a CDS encoding Mov34/MPN/PAD-1 family protein, translating into MLTLTKALYDQIVDHARKDHPDEACGMVAGPAGSGRPERFIPMLNAARSPTFYEFDSQDLLKLYRELDDRDEEPVIIYHSHTATEAYPSRTDISYANEPGAHYVLVSTADTDDAGPFQFRSFRIVDGVVTEEDVEVVDAY; encoded by the coding sequence ATGCTGACCCTTACCAAGGCCCTGTACGACCAGATCGTGGACCACGCCCGCAAGGACCACCCGGACGAAGCGTGCGGCATGGTCGCGGGCCCGGCCGGCAGCGGACGCCCCGAGCGGTTCATCCCGATGCTCAACGCCGCCCGCTCGCCCACCTTCTACGAGTTCGACTCCCAGGACCTGCTCAAGCTCTACCGCGAGCTGGACGACCGGGACGAGGAACCGGTGATCATCTACCACTCGCACACCGCGACCGAGGCGTACCCGTCCCGTACGGACATCTCCTACGCGAACGAGCCGGGCGCGCACTACGTCCTGGTCTCCACGGCCGACACCGACGACGCGGGGCCCTTCCAGTTCCGCTCGTTCCGGATCGTGGACGGCGTGGTCACGGAGGAAGACGTCGAGGTCGTCGACGCGTACTGA
- a CDS encoding immune inhibitor A domain-containing protein, which yields MRAKRRAFRPAALVTAAAAIGAAALSSGAPAQADDGPGPLAVQRQDPGSPAKQAVDHDLKGPFSDQQAAQRKEALQQVISGDAKPTKRGASQVVKLNGGKYVELAREKTDKIFTILVDFGDKVDDTTMYDPDGDGPKPPVKKYGGTAGPAHNTIAQPDRRNDNSTAWQKDYNRQHFQDLYFSHDKDKESLAKYYEKQSSGRYSVDGEVSDWVKVDWNEARYGSNYCGSTNCPSAWDLIRDGVNRWAEDQKAKGRTDAQIKADLAKYDQWDRYDHDGDGNFNEPDGYIDHFQIVHAGEDESAGGGAQGKDAIWAHRWYAYGSDSGHTGPAGNKAGGTQIGNTGVWVGDYTMQPENGGLGVFAHEYAHDLGLPDEYDTTGTGESSVDSWSLMSGGSWLGRGKDAIGDLPGDMSAWDKLQLGWLNYAKAKAATKSTHMLGVAEYNTKNKQAVVVELPAKSVRTDVVKPAEGTQQWWSGMGNDLKNTLTRSVDLTGKKSAALTLKGWWDIEQNYDYAYAEVSTDGGANYTPLDGTADGKAIPRDGSDKPALTGTSDSYKDLVFPLDAYAGKKIDLRFRYQTDGGAAQKGFTADAISVTADGAALFTDGGEAGDNGWTAKGFSRIGASFTKDYPRYYIAENRQYISYDKTLQTGPYNFGWASTRPQWVEHFPYQNGVLIWLWDTSQPDNNVGQHPGHGQILPVDAHPQAEKWSDGKLMRNRFQTYDSTFTAHRTDALTLHKDGKVTKISSKPGVTVFDDRKGDYYDESNPTGGVIVADTNTRIKILAEAWNGSSVLLQVGPSTK from the coding sequence GTGAGAGCCAAGAGACGGGCGTTCAGACCGGCCGCCCTGGTCACCGCCGCCGCCGCGATCGGGGCGGCCGCCCTGTCTTCCGGCGCGCCGGCGCAGGCCGACGACGGCCCCGGGCCGCTCGCCGTCCAGCGGCAGGACCCCGGGTCCCCCGCCAAGCAGGCCGTCGACCACGACCTGAAGGGCCCGTTCAGCGACCAGCAGGCGGCGCAGCGCAAGGAAGCGCTCCAGCAGGTCATCTCCGGCGACGCCAAGCCCACCAAGCGCGGCGCCTCGCAGGTCGTGAAGCTCAACGGCGGCAAGTACGTCGAACTCGCCCGCGAGAAGACCGACAAGATCTTCACCATCCTGGTCGACTTCGGTGACAAGGTCGACGACACCACGATGTACGACCCGGACGGCGACGGCCCCAAGCCCCCGGTGAAGAAGTACGGCGGCACGGCCGGCCCCGCGCACAACACCATCGCGCAGCCCGACCGCCGCAACGACAACTCCACCGCCTGGCAGAAGGACTACAACCGCCAGCACTTCCAGGACCTCTACTTCTCGCACGACAAGGACAAGGAGTCCCTGGCCAAGTACTACGAGAAGCAGTCCTCGGGCCGCTACTCGGTCGACGGCGAGGTCTCCGACTGGGTCAAGGTCGACTGGAACGAGGCCCGTTACGGGTCCAACTACTGCGGCTCCACCAACTGCCCCAGCGCCTGGGACCTGATCCGCGACGGCGTCAACCGCTGGGCCGAGGACCAGAAGGCCAAGGGCCGTACCGACGCCCAGATCAAGGCCGACCTCGCCAAGTACGACCAGTGGGACCGCTACGACCACGACGGCGACGGCAACTTCAACGAGCCCGACGGCTACATCGACCACTTCCAGATCGTGCACGCCGGCGAGGACGAGTCCGCGGGCGGCGGCGCCCAGGGCAAGGACGCCATCTGGGCACACCGCTGGTACGCGTACGGCAGCGACTCCGGCCACACCGGCCCCGCCGGCAACAAGGCCGGTGGCACCCAGATAGGCAACACCGGTGTCTGGGTCGGTGACTACACGATGCAGCCCGAGAACGGCGGCCTGGGCGTCTTCGCCCACGAGTACGCCCACGACCTCGGTCTGCCGGACGAGTACGACACCACCGGCACCGGTGAATCCTCCGTCGACTCCTGGTCGCTGATGTCCGGCGGCTCCTGGCTCGGCCGCGGCAAGGACGCCATCGGCGACCTCCCCGGCGACATGAGCGCCTGGGACAAGCTCCAGCTCGGCTGGCTCAACTACGCCAAGGCGAAGGCGGCCACCAAGTCCACCCACATGCTGGGCGTCGCCGAGTACAACACCAAGAACAAGCAGGCCGTGGTGGTCGAATTGCCCGCCAAGTCGGTCCGCACCGACGTCGTCAAGCCCGCCGAAGGCACCCAGCAGTGGTGGAGCGGCATGGGCAACGACCTGAAGAACACCCTCACCCGCTCCGTGGACCTCACCGGCAAGAAGAGCGCCGCCCTGACGCTCAAGGGCTGGTGGGACATCGAGCAGAACTACGACTACGCGTACGCCGAGGTCTCCACCGACGGCGGCGCCAACTACACGCCGCTGGACGGCACCGCCGACGGCAAGGCGATCCCCCGCGACGGCAGCGACAAGCCCGCCCTCACCGGCACCTCGGACTCCTACAAGGACCTGGTCTTCCCGCTCGACGCCTACGCCGGCAAGAAGATCGACCTGCGCTTCCGCTACCAGACCGACGGCGGGGCCGCCCAGAAGGGCTTCACCGCCGACGCGATCTCGGTGACCGCGGACGGCGCGGCGCTCTTCACGGATGGCGGCGAGGCCGGGGACAACGGCTGGACGGCCAAGGGCTTCTCGCGCATCGGCGCGTCCTTCACCAAGGACTACCCGCGCTACTACATCGCCGAGAACCGCCAGTACATCTCGTACGACAAGACCCTCCAGACCGGCCCGTACAACTTCGGCTGGGCGTCCACCCGTCCCCAGTGGGTCGAGCACTTCCCGTACCAGAACGGCGTCCTGATCTGGCTGTGGGACACCTCGCAGCCCGACAACAACGTCGGCCAGCACCCGGGCCACGGGCAGATCCTCCCGGTCGACGCCCACCCGCAGGCCGAGAAGTGGTCGGACGGCAAGCTGATGCGCAACCGCTTCCAGACCTACGACTCGACCTTCACCGCGCACCGCACGGATGCGCTGACGCTCCACAAGGACGGCAAGGTCACCAAGATCTCGTCGAAGCCCGGGGTGACCGTCTTCGACGACCGCAAGGGCGACTACTACGACGAGTCGAACCCGACCGGCGGCGTGATCGTTGCTGACACCAACACCCGCATCAAGATCCTCGCGGAAGCCTGGAATGGCTCCTCGGTGCTGCTCCAGGTGGGCCCCTCCACCAAGTAA